In the genome of Carnobacterium pleistocenium FTR1, one region contains:
- a CDS encoding peptidylprolyl isomerase, producing the protein MKKLLLVTATIIAGLTIAGCSDSTVASSTAGKITEEEFYDSMKETVGTSMLQQLIIKDVLTDLYGEVVTDEVVDKQYTTEETSMGGAEAFENVMLQQGYTPDNYKDTIRLNLLIEEAVKDKTEFTEEEIQTAYDAYVAPVKAAHILVEDEETAKDLITQLNDGADFAELATENSADTATAANGGEITFSTGEMVAEFEEAALALEEGETTTEPVATEYGFHIIKMIEKPEKGSLEEETDTIEEQLLTTKLADSAYIQEVISGIMQDANILIEDEDLSTAMDSYLVTEEESATEESATEESATEEPATEEPATEESAAE; encoded by the coding sequence ATGAAAAAATTATTACTAGTTACGGCTACTATCATAGCAGGACTTACAATTGCCGGCTGTTCTGATAGTACTGTTGCCTCTTCAACTGCAGGAAAAATTACAGAGGAAGAGTTTTATGACTCAATGAAAGAAACTGTAGGAACAAGTATGTTACAACAATTAATCATTAAAGATGTTTTAACAGATTTATATGGTGAAGTTGTTACAGATGAAGTAGTAGATAAACAATATACTACTGAAGAAACTTCTATGGGTGGAGCCGAAGCATTTGAAAATGTTATGTTGCAACAAGGTTATACTCCTGATAACTATAAAGACACGATTCGTTTAAATCTTTTAATTGAAGAAGCAGTAAAAGATAAAACTGAGTTTACTGAAGAAGAAATTCAAACTGCTTATGATGCATATGTGGCACCAGTCAAAGCAGCTCATATTCTTGTAGAAGATGAGGAAACAGCAAAAGATCTTATCACTCAATTAAATGATGGTGCTGATTTTGCAGAACTTGCTACTGAAAATTCAGCAGATACTGCTACTGCAGCTAATGGTGGAGAAATAACTTTTTCAACCGGTGAAATGGTTGCTGAATTCGAAGAAGCCGCACTTGCTTTAGAAGAAGGCGAAACAACAACTGAACCAGTCGCTACAGAATATGGCTTCCATATTATTAAAATGATTGAAAAACCTGAAAAAGGATCATTAGAAGAAGAAACTGACACTATAGAAGAACAATTATTAACAACTAAATTGGCTGATAGTGCTTATATTCAAGAAGTTATTTCAGGAATCATGCAAGATGCTAACATTCTTATCGAAGATGAAGACTTGTCTACTGCCATGGATTCTTACTTGGTAACTGAAGAAGAGTCTGCTACTGAAGAATCTGCTACTGAAGAATCTGCTACTGAAGAGCCTGCTACTGAAGAGCCTGCTACTGAAGAGTCTGCTGCTGAATAA
- a CDS encoding phosphotransferase family protein, whose translation MDFEKDSGWKLHPVGGDTGQAYMGTRAEEKLFLKRNSSPFLAALSVEGITPRLMWTKRIGNGDVLTAQEWLNGRALTKKEMSSPKVAKLISRIHNSVTLRGMLARVGGEVITPNQLIEKYEEKLSLDLQTHPLLSLIIKKLKDEAELMSTVETKVCHGDIYRKNWLLSDENRLYLVDWDSAMLCDPAMDVSMLLCQYVAKDNWEDWLEHYDTEITEELKKRIKWYALMNYLLQTKQHHQETWFHEMNKDIVMLQSLYQGENYFFE comes from the coding sequence ATGGATTTTGAAAAAGATTCTGGATGGAAGCTGCATCCCGTTGGTGGTGACACTGGTCAAGCTTATATGGGTACAAGGGCAGAAGAAAAGCTTTTTTTGAAGCGAAATTCTTCACCTTTTTTAGCTGCATTATCTGTTGAAGGAATTACGCCAAGATTGATGTGGACAAAACGTATTGGTAATGGCGATGTGTTGACTGCTCAAGAGTGGTTAAACGGAAGAGCTCTTACAAAAAAAGAAATGTCTTCACCAAAGGTAGCAAAACTCATTAGCCGAATACATAATTCTGTGACACTAAGAGGAATGCTCGCTCGTGTTGGCGGAGAAGTAATTACACCTAATCAGTTAATTGAAAAATATGAAGAAAAACTGTCTTTAGATTTACAAACTCATCCTTTATTATCACTTATCATAAAAAAGTTAAAAGATGAAGCAGAGTTAATGAGCACAGTTGAAACAAAAGTTTGTCATGGAGATATCTATCGAAAAAATTGGCTTTTATCAGATGAAAATCGTCTTTATCTTGTTGATTGGGATTCTGCTATGTTATGCGATCCAGCTATGGATGTAAGTATGTTGCTCTGCCAATATGTCGCAAAAGATAATTGGGAAGATTGGTTAGAACACTATGACACAGAAATAACTGAAGAATTGAAAAAGCGGATAAAGTGGTATGCCTTAATGAACTATTTGCTCCAAACAAAACAACATCATCAAGAAACATGGTTCCATGAAATGAATAAAGATATTGTCATGTTGCAAAGCCTTTATCAAGGAGAAAATTATTTTTTTGAATAA
- a CDS encoding ABC transporter ATP-binding protein produces the protein MSLKVAHITGGYSQIPVLKDVSFEVGNGKLIGLIGLNGAGKSTTIKHIIGLLQSQKGEISIDGLTLKNDKETYRKKFGFIPETPVLYEELTLKEHIEITAMAYDIPIEIAHERAKKLLKTFRLEKKLEWFPANFSKGMKQKVMILCAFLVEPSLYIIDEPFVGLDPLGINALLELMEEMKKQGASILMSTHILATAERQCDGFVLLHDGKVKAEGTLEDLQMTFNMPNATLDELYIQLTKEEDSK, from the coding sequence ATGAGTTTAAAAGTAGCACATATTACAGGAGGCTATAGTCAAATACCTGTATTAAAAGACGTATCTTTTGAAGTAGGAAATGGAAAATTAATTGGATTAATTGGCTTAAATGGAGCCGGTAAAAGTACAACTATAAAACATATTATTGGCCTCTTACAATCTCAAAAGGGAGAAATCAGTATAGATGGTCTAACACTGAAAAATGACAAAGAAACTTACCGTAAAAAATTTGGGTTTATCCCTGAAACGCCTGTTTTATATGAAGAACTTACGCTAAAAGAACACATCGAGATTACAGCAATGGCATATGATATACCCATTGAAATTGCGCATGAACGTGCAAAGAAATTATTAAAAACATTTAGGTTAGAAAAAAAATTAGAGTGGTTCCCAGCTAATTTCTCTAAAGGAATGAAGCAAAAGGTTATGATTCTTTGTGCGTTTTTAGTAGAGCCAAGCTTATACATTATAGATGAACCTTTCGTAGGGTTAGATCCTCTAGGTATCAATGCACTGCTGGAATTAATGGAAGAGATGAAAAAACAAGGCGCTTCTATTCTAATGTCAACTCATATATTAGCTACAGCTGAAAGGCAATGTGATGGGTTTGTTTTATTACATGACGGTAAAGTTAAAGCTGAAGGAACTTTGGAAGATTTGCAAATGACTTTTAATATGCCAAATGCAACCTTAGATGAATTGTATATTCAATTAACAAAAGAAGAGGATAGCAAATGA
- a CDS encoding PepSY domain-containing protein — translation MACTTKETTPYILAGGLIFGTGLACGYYFHKLITKKRAIQGDTILKYVKQLFLKEGPIEGSWIELQKVPLQKFALKTDVYYGGISRIEEDQLIQYEFIADAYTGSILDLYRV, via the coding sequence ATGGCTTGTACAACTAAAGAAACAACACCGTACATTTTGGCTGGTGGCTTAATTTTTGGAACGGGACTTGCTTGTGGTTATTATTTTCATAAATTAATCACTAAAAAAAGAGCTATTCAAGGAGATACCATTTTAAAATACGTTAAACAATTATTTTTAAAAGAAGGTCCGATAGAAGGTTCTTGGATTGAGTTACAAAAAGTTCCGTTGCAAAAATTTGCTCTTAAAACTGACGTCTACTACGGGGGTATTTCAAGAATAGAAGAAGACCAATTGATTCAATATGAGTTTATCGCAGATGCTTATACTGGAAGTATATTAGACTTATACCGCGTCTAG
- a CDS encoding 3'-5' exoribonuclease YhaM family protein has protein sequence MGKRLFEYKNDETFELYLLIKSADIRVAKNGKKFIAFTFQDKSGQMDGKYWDAPEEDIAAFTAGKVVKVSGKRELYQGNPQIKLFKIMGTKSGDPDNPDLYVERAPLKKEDMLEEINDTLFEITNANMNRIVRFLLNHHQKSFFQYPAAKRFHHAFTGGLAFHTVSMLRIAKTLADQYKEINRPLLYSGVILHDLGKIVELSGAIATEYTLEGNLLGHIVIVDEEITKACIALKIDEKSEDVLLLKHMVLAHHGQLEYGSPVRPKLREAEILSMIDNLDATITMLNSSLNKTEPGLFTERIFALDNRSFYKPNESEKTNEN, from the coding sequence ATGGGGAAAAGATTATTTGAGTATAAGAACGATGAGACCTTTGAGCTTTATTTATTAATTAAATCTGCAGATATTCGAGTTGCAAAAAATGGCAAAAAATTTATTGCTTTTACATTTCAAGATAAAAGTGGTCAAATGGATGGTAAATACTGGGACGCACCGGAAGAGGATATTGCTGCCTTTACTGCCGGAAAAGTTGTGAAAGTTTCTGGAAAACGAGAATTATACCAAGGAAACCCTCAAATTAAATTATTTAAAATTATGGGAACGAAATCTGGCGATCCAGATAATCCAGATTTATACGTTGAAAGAGCACCATTAAAAAAAGAAGATATGTTGGAAGAAATAAATGATACTTTGTTTGAAATTACGAATGCCAATATGAACCGTATTGTACGCTTTTTATTAAATCATCATCAAAAATCTTTCTTCCAGTATCCAGCAGCAAAAAGGTTTCACCACGCTTTTACTGGTGGTCTAGCTTTTCATACGGTGTCAATGTTGAGAATCGCGAAGACGTTAGCGGATCAATACAAGGAAATTAATCGGCCTTTACTTTATTCAGGAGTTATTTTGCATGACTTAGGTAAAATCGTTGAACTTTCTGGGGCGATTGCTACTGAATATACGTTAGAAGGAAATCTATTAGGACATATTGTTATTGTAGATGAAGAAATTACAAAAGCCTGTATTGCACTAAAAATTGATGAAAAAAGTGAAGATGTACTCCTTTTAAAACATATGGTTTTAGCCCACCATGGACAGCTTGAATATGGTTCCCCGGTTAGACCGAAACTAAGAGAAGCTGAAATTTTATCTATGATTGATAATCTAGATGCGACTATAACTATGTTGAATTCTTCGTTAAATAAAACTGAACCTGGTTTATTTACAGAGAGAATCTTTGCATTAGATAATCGATCATTTTATAAGCCAAATGAATCAGAAAAGACTAACGAAAATTAA
- a CDS encoding ABC transporter permease, whose translation MMIEIWKQRVKRHQKKMMKYLKYIFNDHFVIVCLFLVGAMGYAYSNYLKTITVYDVKGQIVGTVIFTVVLSVGKLATLIQPADAVFMLPKETAMEDYFNQAKWRSLWLPSFVSVVAVAVLMPLLVAMAGFAFSDMLYFVPMLIILKETELNAQVLNLKIKEPKEWIKIRLVLFGIYFIVSSVALFISPLAGLLLAAVVSISYRFLLNRKNDTLIYQWEKILKGESNRMKRIYQFINLFTDIPALKSSVKRRAYLDIFLKKIKKTNSNVFYYLYARAFLRSTEYSGLYIRLTAIAMLLSSLGNSFILSIFFIGVFLYLTGFQLLPLYFHFDDLSLTILYPIKQKDKLQSLKKLVLLLMIFEGLLITAVSAIHLSVIEVLILLVVSVGFNLGFCQFYLPIRINKMMKLQQ comes from the coding sequence ATGATGATAGAAATATGGAAGCAACGAGTTAAACGACATCAAAAGAAAATGATGAAGTATCTAAAGTATATTTTTAATGACCATTTTGTAATCGTTTGTTTATTTTTAGTCGGTGCTATGGGTTATGCTTATTCAAATTATCTGAAAACAATAACGGTTTATGATGTAAAAGGTCAAATAGTCGGAACAGTCATTTTTACAGTAGTGCTAAGTGTTGGCAAATTAGCTACGCTTATTCAACCAGCTGATGCAGTATTTATGCTACCTAAAGAAACGGCTATGGAAGATTATTTTAACCAAGCTAAATGGAGAAGTTTATGGCTGCCTAGTTTTGTTAGTGTTGTTGCTGTAGCTGTGTTAATGCCATTACTGGTTGCAATGGCCGGATTTGCTTTTTCTGATATGCTTTATTTTGTTCCAATGTTAATTATTTTAAAAGAAACAGAACTCAACGCCCAAGTACTAAATTTAAAAATAAAAGAACCAAAAGAATGGATTAAAATACGTCTGGTTTTATTTGGTATTTACTTTATTGTATCGAGTGTGGCTCTTTTTATTAGCCCACTAGCTGGATTATTATTAGCTGCGGTTGTAAGTATTAGTTATCGCTTTTTATTGAATCGAAAGAATGATACCTTAATATATCAATGGGAAAAAATATTAAAAGGTGAATCAAATAGAATGAAAAGGATTTACCAATTTATTAACTTATTTACAGATATTCCAGCATTAAAAAGTTCTGTTAAAAGAAGAGCTTACTTGGATATCTTTTTGAAAAAAATCAAAAAAACTAATAGTAATGTATTTTACTACCTCTATGCTAGAGCTTTTTTGAGAAGTACTGAGTACAGCGGCTTGTACATTCGTTTGACGGCCATTGCTATGTTGCTTAGTAGTTTAGGCAATTCCTTCATCTTAAGTATTTTCTTTATAGGAGTCTTTTTGTACTTGACAGGATTTCAATTATTACCACTCTATTTTCATTTTGATGATTTATCGTTAACTATCTTATACCCGATAAAACAAAAGGATAAACTTCAGTCACTAAAAAAACTTGTATTATTGTTAATGATATTCGAAGGGTTATTGATTACGGCTGTATCTGCAATTCACTTGTCAGTTATAGAAGTGCTTATTTTATTAGTAGTTAGCGTAGGTTTCAATTTAGGTTTTTGTCAGTTTTATCTGCCTATTCGAATAAATAAAATGATGAAATTACAGCAATAA
- a CDS encoding YtxH domain-containing protein: MANHFMNGLILGAAAGGIYGLLKSPHTGRENRVVLKSYIDDTTVLVNDVSKSVNDLKGAIAQLTNEGKTLAEEFTQDIKESVDEFSYEAEPRMRRIQEHTEKLTADMEDLTQSMK; this comes from the coding sequence ATGGCTAATCATTTTATGAATGGCTTAATTTTAGGTGCTGCTGCTGGAGGAATTTATGGTCTTCTTAAGTCTCCACACACTGGCAGAGAAAATAGAGTTGTATTAAAATCTTATATTGATGATACAACAGTACTTGTAAACGATGTTTCAAAAAGTGTCAACGATTTAAAAGGAGCAATAGCTCAATTAACCAATGAAGGAAAAACGTTGGCTGAAGAATTTACACAAGATATAAAAGAATCCGTTGACGAATTTTCATATGAAGCTGAGCCTCGTATGCGTCGTATTCAAGAACATACCGAAAAATTAACGGCTGATATGGAAGATTTAACTCAGAGTATGAAATAA
- a CDS encoding HIT family protein, whose translation MADCIFCKIINNEIPSRKVYEDDDVVAFLDLTQVTPGHTLVVPKKHVSDIFEVDEILAATIGGKIPKIAKAIKNSNPKIKGMNIINNNGKVAYQSVFHSHIHILPRFDEQDDFSIHFGDHSENFTSEELDKIALTIKSKLEG comes from the coding sequence ATGGCAGATTGTATTTTCTGTAAAATTATCAATAATGAAATACCTAGCAGAAAAGTTTATGAAGATGATGACGTTGTAGCTTTTTTAGACCTTACACAAGTTACACCAGGTCATACATTAGTAGTTCCAAAAAAACATGTGTCCGATATTTTTGAAGTAGATGAAATATTAGCAGCTACTATTGGCGGTAAAATTCCAAAAATTGCAAAAGCAATCAAGAATTCTAACCCTAAGATTAAAGGAATGAATATTATAAATAATAATGGTAAAGTAGCTTACCAATCGGTTTTTCATTCACACATACATATCTTGCCTCGATTTGATGAGCAAGATGATTTTTCTATTCATTTCGGTGATCATTCTGAAAATTTCACATCTGAAGAATTAGATAAAATAGCATTAACAATAAAAAGCAAATTGGAGGGATAA
- the dat gene encoding D-amino-acid transaminase: protein MKVIWNNEIVERSEVKIDMEDRGYQFADGIYDVVRAYNGKFFTLNEHVNRLFSSAEKIDLILPFTKEELKQLLSKLIEVNNIDIGNIYMQLTRGIGIPRNHSYPNPELVPAVFTATTTIVPRDQAAMDKGMTAFIVPDMRWLRCDIKSISLLGNIMAKHEAHKQGGDEAILHREGVVTECSSSNVWMIKDDTIYTHPDGNLVLPGVTKIMLLKVAREAGLSIKEEAFTIEDLKEADEVFASSTTMEAMPITFIDGNPVGQGKRGPGVERLQQLYVNAVELQCGKIR, encoded by the coding sequence ATGAAAGTAATTTGGAATAATGAAATCGTTGAGCGTAGTGAAGTTAAAATTGACATGGAAGATAGAGGATACCAATTTGCGGATGGAATCTATGATGTTGTGCGTGCTTACAATGGTAAGTTTTTCACTTTAAATGAACATGTTAACCGTTTATTTTCCAGTGCTGAAAAAATTGATTTGATTTTACCTTTCACAAAAGAGGAATTGAAGCAATTGTTAAGTAAATTGATTGAAGTAAATAATATTGATATTGGTAATATATACATGCAATTGACTAGAGGTATTGGAATTCCAAGAAATCATTCATATCCTAATCCTGAGTTAGTTCCGGCAGTTTTTACCGCTACAACTACAATAGTTCCGCGGGACCAAGCAGCTATGGATAAAGGGATGACCGCTTTTATTGTACCTGATATGCGATGGTTGAGATGTGATATTAAGTCAATAAGCCTGCTCGGTAATATTATGGCTAAACATGAAGCGCATAAACAGGGTGGAGATGAAGCGATTCTTCATCGTGAAGGAGTAGTTACAGAATGTTCTTCTTCAAATGTTTGGATGATCAAAGATGATACGATTTATACTCATCCAGATGGGAACCTTGTTTTACCAGGTGTTACTAAAATAATGTTGTTAAAGGTAGCTCGAGAAGCAGGATTATCAATTAAAGAAGAAGCCTTTACGATTGAGGATCTGAAAGAAGCGGATGAAGTATTTGCATCTAGTACTACTATGGAAGCAATGCCGATAACGTTTATCGATGGGAATCCTGTAGGACAAGGAAAACGTGGACCAGGAGTAGAAAGACTTCAACAATTATATGTAAATGCTGTAGAACTACAGTGTGGAAAAATAAGATAA
- the trmB gene encoding tRNA (guanosine(46)-N7)-methyltransferase TrmB → MRLRRKPNAPQKIAEFPQYIPEQPDNWVGKWQERFDNDHPIHIEVGTGKGRFITEMAKLHPEINYIGIELQMSVIVVALDRLIEEKLPNLQLLHVNGGSVTQYFAEGEVDQIYLNFSDPWPKKRHEKRRLMYKSFLESYEQILVSEGEIHFKTDNQGLFEYSLASFSKYGMTIEQVWLNLHESDFEGNVRTEYEEKFSSRGSRINRVVVKFPKKEK, encoded by the coding sequence ATGCGTTTAAGACGTAAACCAAATGCACCACAAAAAATTGCTGAATTTCCTCAATATATACCAGAACAACCCGATAATTGGGTAGGGAAGTGGCAAGAAAGATTTGACAATGATCATCCCATCCATATAGAAGTTGGTACAGGCAAAGGACGCTTTATTACTGAAATGGCAAAGCTTCATCCAGAAATCAATTATATTGGTATTGAACTTCAAATGAGTGTCATAGTTGTTGCGTTAGATAGATTGATTGAAGAAAAACTACCGAATTTGCAATTGTTACATGTTAATGGAGGTTCAGTGACACAATATTTCGCAGAAGGAGAAGTTGATCAAATTTACTTGAATTTTTCTGACCCATGGCCAAAAAAAAGGCATGAAAAAAGACGGTTAATGTATAAGAGCTTTTTAGAAAGTTATGAACAAATTCTTGTTTCTGAAGGTGAAATCCACTTTAAAACAGATAATCAAGGGTTATTTGAATACTCTTTAGCTAGCTTTTCAAAATATGGTATGACAATTGAGCAAGTGTGGTTGAATTTACACGAAAGTGATTTTGAAGGGAATGTTAGGACGGAGTATGAAGAAAAGTTTTCTTCTCGTGGCAGTCGAATCAATCGTGTAGTTGTGAAATTTCCTAAAAAAGAGAAATAA